The nucleotide sequence GACGGCGGTGGCGGCGTTTTCTGTCGGCGCGGTGGTTACGGGCCAGTGGCAAACGGGCCTGTTGGCGGCCTTCTTCGTTGCCTTGATCGGCAATCTCGCAGGCCCGCGGGAATGGTTCGCCCGCCACGCCATCGGCTTCGATTACTTTTGGGCAACATCGCGCGTCATCCGGGATACGATCAACGAGTTCCCGTTGTGGAGCTTCTTGTTCGCGGATCTGCACGCCCACGTGCTGGTCATGCCGATCTCGTTGACGTTCCTGTGTCTCACCGTGTTGTGGGTGCGCACGCACGTGCTGCAGTCGCGCCAGCAGCGCCCCCGAGGCACGACTCTGGCGCTCCTGGTTCTGCTGTGCCTGACGTTGGGCGCCATCATGGTGACCAACACCTGGAGCACTCCCACTTACATTCTGTTCTTCGTCTTTTTGCTGGGCACACTCTGGCTCACCGAAGCGGAGCACGGAGGGTGGCTGGGCTTTCTGTTCGGCGGCATCGCCCGGGTTGGTATTCCGAGCGCCCTGCTCGTGGTTGGCGCCTATGTGCTTTTCCATCCGTACTGGAGCCACTTCGTGCGGGCAGAAGGCGCATGGTTGGGCTGGGAGCGTCTCGGGCCTGACAAGCTGGTCCAGGGTTATGACTTTCTGACCGTGTTCGGTCTGTTTCTGTTCGTCCTAGTGCCCTTCGTGCTGGCGCTCTGGACGCGCAGCATCCGGCGGGGAGAGGAACCGCTCGGTGTTGGCCGGTCGTTGTTACTCATCGCCACGATCGCGCTGATACTAGTCAGCCTGGCGATCTCCACGCGGGTGTTCTCCGCCATTCTGTTTCTGCTGACCTTACGTCCCCTGCTGGCGTTCAACACGGAACGCCGCTGGCGCATTCCGTTGACCATGGCGGCATTTGCCTTCGCCATCACCGCGGGCTGCGATCTCGTGTACGTGTGGGATCGCATGAACACCATCTTCAAGTTCTATCTGGAAGGATGGTTCTTGCTGGCCATTGCCGCTGCGGTCGCCGCCGGCGCACTCTGGAACGGCGCCGTGCGGCTGCCGTGGTTTCGGCCTATCTGGAAGGTCGCGCTCTCGCTGCTCATCGCCGTGGCGCTGTTCACTGCCGCAACTGACACACTCGGGGTGATCCGCACCAACCGCATGCCGACCCCAAAACCGACGCTTGACGGCATGGCGTATCTCCGGGAGAAGGCCCCGTTCGAGTTGGCCGCGTTCGAGTGGTTGAACCGGCATATTCAAGGCATCCCGGTGATCTTGGAAGCGCACGGTGATTCGTACCAGGAATTCACCCGCGTCTCCATGAACACGGGCCTGCCGACGGTGCTGGGCTGGGAGTATCACGTCTTCCAGCGCGGCCACCCGCAGGCCGAAATCACTCGCCGCAAGAGCGACATCGAGTCGGTGTACACCAGCAACAGCAAGGACAAGGTGGCGGCGTTGCTGCAACGCTATCACGTCGCCATGGTGTTCGTCGGAGCCCTGGAGCGTCGGGTGTACGCCGGTGGCAACCTCGAGCGCTTCACGCAATGGAGCGACTTGCTGACCCCGGTGTACCGCAATCCCGGAGTCACGATCTTCGCGGTGAACGGCCGCTTTACGGGAACTATCCCGGTGACCACGATCGAGGACATTGCGCAGCCGGCGCCCGAGGAAGGAGCACCGCAGGACGCCCCCGGCAAGCTGCATCAGCCGCGCGGCGTGGCCGCGACGCCGGAGGGCGATATCGTGGTGTGCGACTTCGGCAACAATCGTATCCAGGAGTTTGCCCGCGACTTGAGTTTCGTACGCGAATGGGGAACCCCAGGCCAGTTGCCAGGGCAGTTCAAGGAACCCTGCGGCATCGCTGTCAGTCCGAACGGTGAGGTCTTTGTTGCCGACACCTGGAATCATCGCGTGCAGGTGTTCTCCAAGGCAGGGGAGTACGTCCGCGAATGGGCAACCAGCTTCTATGGTCCACGCGGTGTGGCAGTGGACTCCACCGGGGCGGTGTTCGTGGCTGACACCGGCAACAATCGCATCGTGCGCTTCGCTGCCGATGGACAGAAGGAGATGGAGTGGGGAGGAAAGGGATCGGAGCCGGGCCGCTTTCTCGAGCCGGTGGGGCTGACCGCCGATGCGGCCGGCACGGTCTACGTCTGCGACAACGGCAACGGCCGGCTACAGTTGTTCGGTCGCGACGGGCGTTTCGTCGGTGCCTTCCCGGTGGCCGGGTGGGAGAGCAAGGTGTATTCGGAACCCAACGTGGCTGTCGACCCGTCCGGCACGATCTGGGTGACCGTGCCGGGAGCCAAAGAGGTGCGCAACTATGACCGGACCGGCAAGTTGTTGCGCACCATCACCGCTCAGAACACTCCCGGCGTGAGCTTCGGCATCCCCATGGGAATCACTTACCACGCCGCCGGCCATGCAATGATCATCAGCGATCTCGATCACCGCCTGGTGCGCATCCCGCTGGCGCCACAGTGAGCTGACCCGGCACCCATGCACGCAACCGAGGCCACCCAGGCTCCAAGGATGCAAACGACTCATGCGCCGCTGACGTCGTCCACGCCAGTCAGGTGGCGAGGGCTGCGGATACTGCTGCTCGTGGCCGCGCTGGCGAGCGCCGCCGCAGGCCAGTATTGGCTCAGCATCCGGCACGTCGCGCTCTGGTCAGCGCCAGCATGGATGGCCGCGCTGGTCTGCTTCATCCTTCTGTACATCCTCGGACGCGATGCTCGTGAACTCCCTTCTCCGAACGACGGTGCGGGCTCACGGTATGCGCAGTGGGGTTGGCTAGCGCTGGTGCTGGCTGTCGGCGTCTTCTTCACCGTCTTTCGCCTCAATCAGTTCCCGCCGGGGTTGAATCACGACGCCGCCTACGAGGGCTTGTACGCCATCCGTATTCTCAACGGACTGCCCTATACGCCGTACACTCCAGAGGCCTGGGGTCGAGAAACGTTCACCTTCTATCTCCGGGCACTCAGCGTGCTGCTCCTCGGCCCGACGCGGCTGGCGGTCACGCTGCCGTCGACGGTGGCCGGCATCTTCATTCTGCCCTTCTTCTTCGTCTGGGCACGCAAGATGTTCGGCGCACGCTTCGGCCTGATGGCGACGCTCCTCCTCGGCGTCTCGGGTTGGCACCTGGTCTTCAGCCGCACCGGCTGGCGTTCCGATTTCCAGCCGCTGTTCATGACCATCACCTGTTGTTTTTTCATACGCGGCATGGACACCGGTCGTGCGCTGGATTTCGCCCTCAGTGGAATCGGCTTGGCCGCGGCCTTGAACACCTACAACGGCGCGCGTCTCTTCCCGCTGCTTTTCCCGCTCTGGCTCGTTGCCGTCCTGCTGCAGTCCTGGCACTGGCGCGGATTCCTCCGCCAGTACTGGCACGGTCTGCTGTCCATGGCGGTGGCCTTCGGCATCGCCGTGGCGCCGTTGGCCTGGTACGCGGTACATAATTGGGAGGTCTTCCAGGGCCGGGCGCACGCGTTGGCGGGCGCCAGCACGCTGGTTGGAGCCCTCAAGGTTACGGCGCTGCTGTTCAACTACCGGGGAAATGGCGATGACTTTTTCATCGATACGCCGGCGCTTGAATACCCCGCCGCGATATTCCTGGCCTTTGGCATCTTGTGGGGCCTCGCCCGGATCCGCGACGAGCGCGTGCAGTTTGTCTTGCTGGGACTGGTGATCAACGCTGCCCCCGGCCTGGTGAGCAAGCCGAATATGAACCGGGACATCGGCACGATGCCGTTCGTCTACTTCTTCGCCGCCTTGGGAGCCATGTTCTTCGCCACGCAGATCAGGCGGCTCATCCCTCGCGTGGGCCATGTGCTGGCCTTGGCGTTCCTGGTGGTCGCCGGCGCTTCGGCACTGCAAGCGACGTTTGCACAGTACCTGGGTCAGCACCGGCGGGCCGTATGGGGCTACTACCCCGAGACCACCGTGCTCGGAAACTACATCAAGACACTGGTACCGCAGTACAACATCTGGGTCGGTGGCGCGAATTTTCCGCGCGACGCCTTGACCTATCTCTCGTACACCGGCCAAGTCGACCCGATGCAGCGCAACTACACCTGGCTGGATGATGTCACCGTGCTGTTGCAGATGAGCCCGGGGCTCGCGGCCAGCAAGGGACTGGCGTTCGTCTTGGCGACCAACGAGGAACCGAGCAGAACGGTCCTGCGCCAATTGGAGCAGCGCTATCCGCAGCACCAGGTAGTCGACGTACGTTACCCGGAAGAGAACGGCCCGGTCTTCGCCAGGGCGCTACTGGTAAGTCCCGAGACTGCGACCGAAACGCCGGCACCAGCGACCGCCCCAAAACCCGCAGAGCCGCCGACTCCCATCGGACAAGTACATCAGCCGCGCGGGGTAGCGGCGACCGGCAATGGCCATGTCTTCGTGTGCGACTTCGGCAACAACCGCATTCAGGAGTTCGGACGTGATCTGAACCCTGTGCGGCAATGGGGCGGCAGCGGCCAGACGCCCGGACGGTTCAACCAACCCTGTGGCGTGGCGGTGGATCCCGCTGGACAAGTCTTCGTCGCCGACACATGGAACCACCGTGTCCAGGTCTTCTCCGCGGAAGGCAATTTCGTGCGCGCGATGGCGGCGGATTTCTACGGACCGCGCGGCATCGCGGCGGACGCGAACGGCAGCGTATTCGTCGCCGACACGGGAAACAACCGGATCGTGCGCTTGTCGGCGACCGGCCAGAAGGAGAAGGAGTGGGGCGGTAAGGGCTCAGAGCCGGGACGGTTCCTGGAGCCGGTGGGCCTGGCGGTGGACGGCACTGGGCAGGTGTACGTGTGCGACAACGGCAATGGGCGGCTGCAGACTTTTACCCGCGACGGGGAATTGCTGAGTCAGTTCCCGGTGCCGGGATGGCAAAGCGGGGTGTATTCCGAACCCTACGTGACTCTCGATCCGCGCGGCAACATTTGGGTCACGGTGCCGAGCGCAAAAGAGGTCCGCAGCTATGACCGCGCTGGGAAGTTGTTGCGTACCATCACGGGACAGGGCACCGGTGGCGTGACCTTCGACACGCCGATAGGCATCGCGTACAGCACCGCCGCGCGCGAGTTGATCGTCGCCGACCTCGCCGACCGCGTGGTGCGCATCCCGGACAGCCGGTGAGCCGGAGGCGGACAGTGCGCCTCGAATCCTACTGCGACACCTCACTGTCGTAGGACAGCACGACGAGCACCTGACCTGCTTCGACCATATCGCCCGCCGAGACGCGTAACTCGCTGACCGTACCGGTGGCCTCGGCCACCAGGCGGTTCTCCATCTTCATCGCTTCCAGGATCAGCAAACCGTCGCCGGCCACAATGTGCTGGCCCGGTTGCACCAGGGCTTCGAGCACTCGGCCCGGCATCGGGGCGGTGATTTCGGGAGACGCGACCGTCGCGACCCGGTGCGCCGACGCGCCACTCTCGGACACGAACTGATAGACCTCACCATCGACGGCGACCAACCGGTCCCGGCCGTTGCGCACCAAGTCGACGCGGTATTGCCGCCCGTCGACGACGACAAAGAGCGTCGCATCATCCAGGTAGTGCGCTTCGACCACGTGCTCGGCACCATCCAGACCGACGCGATAGGCACCACCGTCGGACTGGACGTCGACAGCGACATGGTGCTGCTTATGACGGAGCGAGATCCGCATGGAGCCTCTTTGCTACCCCTGCCCCACACGCCAACTGCCAAGGGTCGTCCATGGCGAACAGGCCGCTGAAGCTCCCGGCTGCGCCTGTGTGGATGGCCGGCTCCGGAGCAAATCGATGGCGGCGGCAATGGCGGCAATCGTCCGATGAAGCTCCCGGCCAGTCCACGAGGGGAAATGGTCGGCGATGAAATGGGTGTGCGTCTCGCCGCGAACGAACGCGGGGTGTTCCAGAACTTCGAGCAGGAAGGGAATATCGGTGGTGCAGCCGAGGATGACGTAATCCTTCAGCGCCACGAGCATCCGCCGCCGTGCCGCGTCGCGATTCTCTGCCCAGACTGACACTTTGGCGAGCAACGGGTCGTAATACATGGGCACCGCGTACCCTGCCCTGATTCCCGAATCGACGCGAATGCCCGGCCCACTCGGCTCACGCAGGTGTGCGATCGTCCCCGGGCTGGGGAGGAACTGTTGCGACGGGTCCTCGGCGCAAATCCGGCATTCGATGGCGTGTCCGCGGCTGCCAACGTCGTGCTGCCGCAACCACAGCGGTTCGCCGGCGGCGAGCCGGAGTTGCGCCTGCACGATGTCGATACCGGTGACCCACTCGGTGATGGGATGCTCGACCTGCAAGCGGGTGTTCATTTCGAGAAAATAGAAGCGCCCATCCGCATCGAGCAGGAACTCGACCGTCCCGGCGTTCCGATAGCCGGAGCAACGGGCGACCGCGACGGCGGCTTCGGTCATTTGCTGTCGGAGTGCGGGGTCAACGGCGGGCGAGGGAGTTTCTTCAATGATCTTCTGGTGGCGGCGTTGAACCGAGCACTCGCGCTCCCCGAGATGGACGACGGTGCCTGAATTGTCGGCCAGAATCTGGATCTCCACATGTCGTGGCCGTTCGAGGTAGCGCTCGAGAAACAGCCGGCCATCCCCAAACGCTCCAAGCGCCTCGCGCCCGGCAGCACTGAAGGCTGGCAGCAACTCGGTTTCATCGCGAACGATGCGCATGCCTTTGCCACCGCCGCCCGCTGCGGCCTTGATGATCAACGGGTAGCCGAGACGGCGGGCTGCTGCCACCAGCTGGGCGCTGCGCTGCGGCGGATTCTCCTCTGCCGGCACAACCGGGACACCGGCGCGCGCGACAGTCCGGCGCGCCAGGGTCTTGTCACCCATCATGGCGATCGACTCCGGGCTCGGACCGATGAACACCATACCGGCCTCTTCGACCGCTCGAGCGAAGGACGCGTTCTCCGCCAGAAAGCCGTAGCCCGGATGCACCGCATCCGCACCCGTCGTGCGGGCGGCCTCGATGATGCGTGGAATATTCAGATAGCTCTCGGCACTGGGTGGTGCGCCGACGCAGACCGCCGTATCCGCGTGCTCGACATGCGGCGCCTGCGCATCCGCCGCCGAATAGATGGCAACGGTTTCGATCCCGGTCTCGCGGCAGGCACGCATCACGCGGATGGCGATCTCGCCGCGGTTGGCAATGAGGACTCTGTGGAACATGCTTGAAATAAGCTCTCAGCCCTCAGCTGTCAGCCCTTCCATATCTCTCGCCGCATTCCCTTGCTGATAGCTGACTGCTGACCGCTTCTCCTCACATCCGGAACACGCCCGGTCGCGTATCGGGGATCGGGCCGTGGGCGGCAGCCGCAAGGGCGAGGCCGAGGACGTGCCGGGTGTCGATGGGGTCAAGCACGCCGTCATCCCAGAGCCGCCCGGTCGAATAGTAGGGACTGCCTTCTCGTTCGTACTTCGCGAGGATGGGCGCCATGAACGCTTCTTGCTCCGCCGGCGTCAGTGTCTGCTGCCTGCTGGCGAGCTGCTGCAGCTTGACGGTAAGCAGCGTGCTGGCGGCCTGTTCGCCTCCCATCACCGATATGCGGCCGCCGGGCCACATACACAGCAGGCGCGGGCTGTAGGCACGGCCGCACATCCCGTAATTGCCCGCACCATTCGAGGCCCCGATGATCACCGTAAACTTCGGCACGGCCACCGTGCTGACCGCGTGCACCATTTTCGCGCCATCCTTGGCGATGCCACCTTGCTCGTACTTCTTTCCAACCATGAAACCGGTGATGTTCTGCAGAAAGATCAGGGGGATTTTCCGTTGCCCGCACAGCTCGATGAAGTGCGTCCCTTTGAGCGAGGACTCGGAGAACAGCGCACCGTTGTTCGCGACGAGGCCAACCAGATAGCCGTGGATACGGGCAAAGCCGGTGACCAGCGTGGTGCCGTAGAGCGGCTTGAACTCATGCAGTCGGCTGCCGTCCACCAGGCGCGCGATGATTTCGCGGACGTCGTACTGCCTTCTCGCATCGCATGGGAGGATGCCGTAGATCTCGCGCGCTTCGTACGCAGGCTCCTCCGGTGTCTGCTGATCCAGCACCGAGGGTGGCGCCGGACCCAGATTCTCAAAGATTGAGCGCGTAATTTCGATGGCGTGTTGGTCATTGGCGGCGAGATAATCGGAGACCCCGGAGATGCGCGTGTGCACATCACCGCCGCCGAGCTCCTCCGCCGACACCTCTTCGCCGGTGGCGGCCTTCACCAGCGGCGGTCCTCCCAGAAAAATCGTACCGACACCGCGCACGATCACGTTTTCGTCGCACATGGCGGGCACATACGCCCCGCCAGCCGTGCATGAGCCCATGACGACCGCGATCTGCGCCATGCCGGCAGCGGAGAGGCGCGCTTGATTGAAAAAGATCCGCCCGAAATGCTCGCGGTCGGGGAAGATCTCCGCCTGCAGGGGCAGGAATGCACCGCCCGAGTCCACCAGGTACACACACGGCAGGCGGTTCTCCAACGCGATCTCTTGGGCGCGGAGGTGCTTCTTCACCGTCATCGGGAAGTAGGTACCGCCCTTGACCGTCGCATCGTTCGCCACAATCACCGTCTGCCGGCCACTGACGGTGCCGATACCCGTGACGATACCGGCCCCAGGAGCTTCGTTGTCGTACAGGCCGTACGCCGCCAGCGGCGACAGCTCCAGAAACGGCGTGTCCGGGTCGATCAGCGCGTCGATACGTTCGCGGGCGAGCAGTTTCCCGCGCTCTTTGTGGCGTCGCCGCAACTCTTCCGGTCCGCCGGCCCGCACCTCGAGCAGCCGCGCACGCAACTCCGCAGCCAGCGACTCGTTGTAGCGGCGGTTCTCTTCGAACCCCGGGTCAGTGAGGCGAACCTTAGTTTCAATCCGGCGCATTGGAGAACAGATACCAGATCGAGGACAGGGTCGGCCAGCGGCCCGAAGGCCATCTTCGCCGCACCCATCCATGGCGAGTTTCCGGCCCGTGTTTCCGGCCCGTTGCCACCAGGGCGAACTCGTGATAGCAAAATCCAGTTTTTGCCTGCAAGGTCAATGGGGAAACACGTTCTGGACGGACAGCGCAACCGGGATATCGCCGGTGTGGTGAATCGCCTCCACCACCGGCTGGACTTTCGTTTTCCGCCGTTTCGCTTCGAAGATTTCCTTCGCGCGTTTGAGACCTACAAGATTTTCGAGGTCGACATGCCGCTGGGCCTCGATGGGCGAATCTTCTTGACCCCGGATGGCGAACAGAAGACCATCTACCTGCGCAAGGACAATCCACGCACCCGGCTGCGATTCACGTTGGCGCACGAGATCATGCACGCGGAACTGCATTCCCGCAGCGGCAACTTGCAAAACCTTACGGCCTGCCGGACCTCGGAGCACCACCGCGACGGGCGGCGTAACGTCTTAGAGCGCGAGGCTGATCTGGGTGCTGCAACCTTACTGATGCCGCTGTCGATGATCGATCGCCACCTACCCTATCGCATCAGGCGGGAGTATCGTGATTCCGTGGTCAAAGACATGGCACGTCTGTTTCGAGTCAGCGAAACCGCGAGGCGCATCCAACTGAAGAACTACGTCGCATACCCCGGGGAAATTGTCGCGCCTTAAGCATCTGAACCCTGACCCGCTGCCGGAGGCGAGGGGACCCAACAGGGTACGTTGCCGAACTTATGAACCGGTGCACTGAGCCCTCAGCCGGATCCCGCATGGGCATTCGATGAAGGTTTTGTATTTCGACGCCTTCGCGGGCATCAGCGGCGACATGACCGTTGGCGCGTTGCTGGCGCTGGGGCTCCCGCTCGAGCGACTCAAGAGTGAGTTGGCGCAATTCCCCCTCAGTGGCTACTCCATCGCCGCCACGCCGGCGCGTGTTCACGGCATCTCGGCAACCAGGTTTGAAGTCGAGGTCTCGCCCAGCGGGCATCCCAACCGAGCCTTCCGTGACATTCGGCAGATGCTCGAACGCAGTGGGCTGCAGCCGGCGGTGAAGCGTGGCGCGCAGGCGATCTTCACCAAGCTGGCAGAAGCGGAGGGACGGGTGCACGGTGTCGAGCCCGATGCAGTCGAGTTCCACGAAATCGGTGCGATCGACTCGATTGTCGACATCGTCGGAACGGCGATCGGCATGACGTGGCTCGGCAGCGAACGGGTGTACGTCTCCCGGCTCCCCCTCGGCTCCGGCGTGGTGCCATCGCAGCACGGCTCACTGCCTGTGCCCGCCCCGGCAACGGTGGAACTGCTGCGCGGCTTCGTAACGCAACCCAGCGATGGCGACAGCGAACTGGTCACCCCTACTGGCGCCGCCATCATCGCAAGTCTGGCGCTCCCGGAGCCGGCCCCCGAGCTCCGTATTCAGGCCAGCGGATATGGAGCCGGGAAGCGCAGTTTGCGCGACAGGCCAAACCTCTTACGCGCCATCGTGGGCGAGAGCGTCGCGCCCACCGGGCGAGATGACGTCATCGTCATTGAAACCAATATCGACGACTACAATCCCGAATTCTACGAACACGTCATGGATCGGCTCTTCGAGGCCGGGGCGCGAGACGTCTATCTCACGCCAGTGCACATGAAAAAGAACCGGCCGGGCGTCCTGCTGACCGTCCTTTGCACCGAAGGCGAACGCGAACGGCTCTCGAGCATCGTGTTGAACGAAACGTCCACCATCGGTCTGCGCTATTATCCGGCCCGACGACTCGTCCTGTCCCGAGACACCTGGGAAGTCAGTACTCCATACGGAACGGTACGGGTGAAAATTGCCCTGAGCCCAGACGGTCACGAGAACATGGCGCCGGAGTACGAAGATTGCAGACGGCTGGCGCGGGAGAAGACCGTTCCCATCAGGCTGGTCTATCAGGCTGCGCTGGCCGCCGCACAAGGCTCAGCACGGAACAAGTAGACCGTCGATCCGCAGGCGCTCCGAAAACACCTGCGCCAGCCGCTGCCGAGTCTCCGCTGTGGCACTGATCTCCCCCAGGTGCGGCACGACGCCGAGGGCAGGACCAAGCAGCCGGCTCAAGGTATCCACGTTCGATCGAGCCGCTTCATCGCTCTCAGCGCTGAGGAAATTCACCACGTAGCCCAGGACGCGCAGGCCGATGGCTTCGGCGTAACGCACGGTCAACAAGGCATGATTGATCGCACCCAGCCGTGACCCAACCACCACCAGGACCGGAACGTCAAGACGCTTGGCCAAGTCAGCGAAAGTCAGAGTGGGCGTCAGCGGCACGAGTAACCCTCCCGCACCCTCGATCAATGTAACATCGTGCGCCGACGCAATGGTCTTGTAACACCACAGCAGACGGTCCAGATCGATGATCACGGCTTCACGCTCAGCAGCAACCAACGGGGCCAGCGGCTCACGCAAGCGGTAGGGGCAAATCGTTTTCAGTTCGGAGTGGCAGCCTGAAAAGAATTGCAGACGACCGGCATCGGACGTAAGAGGCCGATCATTGAAGTCGGGAGGGCAGCCGGTTTCCGCCGGCTTGTACACCCCTACCGTCCATCCCCTCCAGCTCAAAGCCGCTGCGATACCGCTGGACACCGTGGTCTTACCGACCCCAGTGTCGGTACCGGTTACAAAGATACCCTTAAACTGCAAACTACGACCTGCCTCTCAGCAGGTCTCATGTAGCAAAACCAAGGCGGGAAAAAAGCAACATCGACCACTGCCCTAGCTCACCACCACCGCCCACAAGGTCCACGCAACGACACCCCACAGAGCCAAGCTGATAAGTGTTCCGGTAACAAACCCGAAGAATGGAATGTCACGCGTATCCTCGGGCGCCAGATCGTCAACTCGCCATGCCGCTCGGCTGTAAACCAGTTCCATAACTACCCTCCCGGTATTTCCGTAAAGCAATGGCTGTGCCACCAGCGGTATTCGCTAACATAGGGCGCCGCCGAGCGAAATATCTTCTAATCAGAAGGCGAATACTGCAAGGAATTTCCTAATTTTGCCGGAAGAATATGGTTCATGGCGCTTCTGTAACCTGGATGATCGAATCACGGACTACATCGCTGAGGAAATCCACCTGGTCTTCGGTGATGCAAAGCGGCGGCATCAACACAATTACGTTGCCGAGCGGCCGCAGAATGATGCCCCGTTTTCGAGCTTCCATGATGGTGCGCACGCCGACACGATCTGATGCCGCAAACGGATGTCGATTGTCACAATTTCGTACCAATTCGATACCAACCATTAGTCCTAGCTGTCGTATATCACCGACATGGCGTAACGGCAGGAAGTCACTCTCAAGTTTGCTGCGCAGTTGCTGGCTGCGCCGAATCACATTCTCGAGCACCCCTTCGTTCTCAAAAACCTGCAAACTAGCGAGTGCCACCGCGCAAGCAAGTGCATTACCGGTGTAAGTATGGCCGTGAAAGAAGGCCTTGAACTCTTCGTATGGCGCGAGGAAGGTCTGGAAGATCTCTTCCGTAGCGAAGGTCGCGGCCAGGGGAAGATACCCGCCAGTGATGCCCTTGCCGACACACATGAGATCCGGTTCGACCTGTTCGTGTTCAACAGCGAACATCTTCCCCGTCCGGCCAAACCCGGTGGCGACCTCGTCGCAGATCAGCAAGACACCATGCTGGCGGGTCAGCTGGCGCAGCCCCCGTACGTAGCCAGCGGGCTGCGACCACATGCCGGCGGCACCCTGCATCAGCGGCTCGATGACAAGGGCGGCAATTTCGTCGCCTTTGCTTCCCAAGAGCGCCGCAGCCTCCGCCAGTGCGCTTTGCAGCGCATCCTCTTCATTCATCCCACGCTGCCAGCGGTAGACGTGGGGTGGATTCAGCCGATGGCAGGGGAAGAGCGCGGACTTGAAAAAGCGGTGGAAGGTCTCCGAGTACCCCACGCTGACGGCGCCGAGTGTATCGCCGTGGTATGACTCGGTCAGGGCCGCAAAGCGCGTCCGTTTCGTCTCTCCTCGGAGTTGCCAGTACTGCAGCGCCAACTTCAGCGCGATTTCCACCGCCGTCGCGCCAGCATCAGAAAAGAACACCCGAGTCAAACCGCGTGGGGCGATATCGGCTAATCGTTTGGCGAGGATGATCGACGGCACGCTCGCCAGTCCCAGCAATGTGGAGTGCGCGATTTGCTCCGCCTGCTCGCGCAGAGCCCTGTCCAGCTCGGGATGGCGATGCCCGTGCACGTTGCACCAGAGTGACGACACCCCATCCAGGTAGCGCGTGCCGGAGACGTCAATCAGGTACGCCCCTTCGCCGCTCGCAATGATCAGCGGTTCCTCGGCCAGCCACTCCTGCATCTGGGTAAACGGATGCCACAGATGGGCGTGGTCCCATCGCGCCAGCTCGGCGGGGTCGAAGCGGGTCACGATTCCTCCGAAAAGACCCGCCGAAAGGCCTCCAACGCAAAGGCCAGATCCTCCTGCGTGTGCGTGCTCATTGCCGTCACCCGGAGTCGCGCCGTGCCCGCAGGGACGGTGGGCGGCCGGATGCCTTGCACGAACACGCCTGCGGCGAGCAAACGATCTGAAACACGCATGGCACGATCCGCGTCACCGATCGGCACCGGCAGGATGTGAGTTGGCCGCGCGCCAACGCTCAGGCCGATCTGTTTGAATCCACGGTGGAGGTACGCGGCATTGTCTTCAAGCCGCTGCCTGCGCTCGGGATCGCTGGAGATGATGGTGAGTGCGGCTGCCGCCGCCGCCACCACCGGCGGGGGCAAGGCCGTAGTGTACACGAAGCTGCGAGCGGTATTGAGCAGCAGGTCGACCAGGGCACGGCTGCCGGCGACGAACGCGCCGAAGGTTCCCACCGCCTTACCCAGCGTACCCATCTGGATCGCAACGCGTTGCTGCAACCCCTCCGCCGCCACCACACCACAGCCCTGTGGCCCCACGACGCCGGTGGCGTGCGCCTCATCCACCATGACGAACGCACCATGACGCTCCGCCACCTCACAGATGGCGGACAATGGCGCCGTGTCACC is from Candidatus Binatia bacterium and encodes:
- a CDS encoding glycosyltransferase family 39 protein, whose protein sequence is MQTTHAPLTSSTPVRWRGLRILLLVAALASAAAGQYWLSIRHVALWSAPAWMAALVCFILLYILGRDARELPSPNDGAGSRYAQWGWLALVLAVGVFFTVFRLNQFPPGLNHDAAYEGLYAIRILNGLPYTPYTPEAWGRETFTFYLRALSVLLLGPTRLAVTLPSTVAGIFILPFFFVWARKMFGARFGLMATLLLGVSGWHLVFSRTGWRSDFQPLFMTITCCFFIRGMDTGRALDFALSGIGLAAALNTYNGARLFPLLFPLWLVAVLLQSWHWRGFLRQYWHGLLSMAVAFGIAVAPLAWYAVHNWEVFQGRAHALAGASTLVGALKVTALLFNYRGNGDDFFIDTPALEYPAAIFLAFGILWGLARIRDERVQFVLLGLVINAAPGLVSKPNMNRDIGTMPFVYFFAALGAMFFATQIRRLIPRVGHVLALAFLVVAGASALQATFAQYLGQHRRAVWGYYPETTVLGNYIKTLVPQYNIWVGGANFPRDALTYLSYTGQVDPMQRNYTWLDDVTVLLQMSPGLAASKGLAFVLATNEEPSRTVLRQLEQRYPQHQVVDVRYPEENGPVFARALLVSPETATETPAPATAPKPAEPPTPIGQVHQPRGVAATGNGHVFVCDFGNNRIQEFGRDLNPVRQWGGSGQTPGRFNQPCGVAVDPAGQVFVADTWNHRVQVFSAEGNFVRAMAADFYGPRGIAADANGSVFVADTGNNRIVRLSATGQKEKEWGGKGSEPGRFLEPVGLAVDGTGQVYVCDNGNGRLQTFTRDGELLSQFPVPGWQSGVYSEPYVTLDPRGNIWVTVPSAKEVRSYDRAGKLLRTITGQGTGGVTFDTPIGIAYSTAARELIVADLADRVVRIPDSR
- a CDS encoding acetyl-CoA carboxylase biotin carboxyl carrier protein subunit; the protein is MRISLRHKQHHVAVDVQSDGGAYRVGLDGAEHVVEAHYLDDATLFVVVDGRQYRVDLVRNGRDRLVAVDGEVYQFVSESGASAHRVATVASPEITAPMPGRVLEALVQPGQHIVAGDGLLILEAMKMENRLVAEATGTVSELRVSAGDMVEAGQVLVVLSYDSEVSQ
- the accC gene encoding acetyl-CoA carboxylase biotin carboxylase subunit: MFHRVLIANRGEIAIRVMRACRETGIETVAIYSAADAQAPHVEHADTAVCVGAPPSAESYLNIPRIIEAARTTGADAVHPGYGFLAENASFARAVEEAGMVFIGPSPESIAMMGDKTLARRTVARAGVPVVPAEENPPQRSAQLVAAARRLGYPLIIKAAAGGGGKGMRIVRDETELLPAFSAAGREALGAFGDGRLFLERYLERPRHVEIQILADNSGTVVHLGERECSVQRRHQKIIEETPSPAVDPALRQQMTEAAVAVARCSGYRNAGTVEFLLDADGRFYFLEMNTRLQVEHPITEWVTGIDIVQAQLRLAAGEPLWLRQHDVGSRGHAIECRICAEDPSQQFLPSPGTIAHLREPSGPGIRVDSGIRAGYAVPMYYDPLLAKVSVWAENRDAARRRMLVALKDYVILGCTTDIPFLLEVLEHPAFVRGETHTHFIADHFPSWTGRELHRTIAAIAAAIDLLRSRPSTQAQPGASAACSPWTTLGSWRVGQG